Part of the Rhizobium sp. WYJ-E13 genome is shown below.
GTCTTCCACCGGCGGGCGGTAAGGCTGCGGCATGTGCGGCATCGGCTGGCTGAGCGCAGCCTGGGCTTCGCGTACGGTATTGGTGACGGCCTCCGGCAGGGAAGGAGCGGCGAGCGCCACAGACGCCGGGGGCACGGCCGACTTTGCGGAAGCCATGTTGGAATTATCGTCCTTGAACTGGCTGTCGAGCAGTTCGTAGGCGACACGAGCGCCTTCGCGAGCCCGGTAGCCGAGAGCCGTCAAGGTTTCGCCACCCTTGGTGCAGACCTCAGGCTTTTCGGCGCACATGCCGGTCAGATAGTCATAGGCGCCGCTTGCCGCCGTGAAAGCGTCGGAAAGCTGCAATTGTGTGTGGCCGGTATTGTCGGGGTTCTCCGAGCTGAAAACGGAAAGCACCACGAGCACAAGACCAAACCAGAATGATCCTTTGATCAGAAACCACATTGTCTTGCCCATCCTGTTTTCCCGTCCGGTCTTGCTGCCGAATCGGGCCGGTTGTCCGGTGTGTTTTCACCCTACCGCCAAGTTGCGAATG
Proteins encoded:
- a CDS encoding DUF5330 domain-containing protein → MWFLIKGSFWFGLVLVVLSVFSSENPDNTGHTQLQLSDAFTAASGAYDYLTGMCAEKPEVCTKGGETLTALGYRAREGARVAYELLDSQFKDDNSNMASAKSAVPPASVALAAPSLPEAVTNTVREAQAALSQPMPHMPQPYRPPVEDGTSAEQVVTGTIPAGTIPLPTPKPTI